One Pseudomonas sp. B21_DOA genomic window, GTGGGAGCTGTCGCGCAACCTCGGTTTGCGCCTGACTGCACAGCGTGAATTCAGCCAGCTCGCCAGCCCGGAAACGGAAGTCATGCTGGAAGTGAAGTGGTATCACTACTGACTTCGAACACAACACAGAACCAATGTGGGAGCGAGCTTGCTCGCGAAAGCGGTGGGTCAGTCGATATTAGAATCGCCTGACAGGACGCCTTCGCGAGCAAGCTCGCTCCACAGGGCTTTGTGGTGTGCAATGGATTTTTCACAGGCCTTCGACAGCCGCCTCATGGATCCCCTTCTAGACTTTCCTTATGAGCCGAGTATCGGCGCGGGAGAGTGCGATGTGGCGGTGCGTGGGGTTGTTGGGCGTTGTATTGGCGCTGGGCGGTTGCCAGACCACCCATGAAGACTTGATCGCCAAGGGTTATCCACCGGCCTTCGCCGACGGTTTCGATGACGGTTGCGTCAGCGGCCGGCAAGCGGCGGGCTCGATCAGCGGCGAGTTTCGCAAGAACGTGCCGCGCTATCTCAAGGACCAGCAATACGCCGACGGCTGGGTCGACGGCTTCCGCCAATGTCAGGCGATGCTCGAAAACAAGGATCGCGAACAGTATCGCAACGAGCATTGGGACGAACGCGAGCGCGCCTGGCAGCAGCAGAAGGACCAGGGCGCCGGGCGGGCTTATCGCTCGCAATAGGTCGCCTGCAGACATCCATTGAAACCAAATGCCGGCAATGATGGCCCAAATCCTTTAACAGGAGGACTTCATGAGTCGCGCATTCGTCAACGAAGACAACGCCGCCGCACAGGCCGATCAGCCGGTCGAACGTCAGGTCAGCACGCAGCCCAACTACGTCACCCCGCAAGGTCTGGCGCAGTTGCAGGCGAAGGTCACCGAGTTGCAGAGCCTGCACGCCGAGCAAACGGCCAAGGGCGAGCAGGCCGACAAGCAACGCTTGGCCGATCTGCAACGGGATCTGCGCTATTTCACTCAACGCCTGAGCAGCGCCCAAGTTGCAGTCGCTGCGACCTCCACCGACAAGGTCCAAATCGGTAGCTGGGTGACCTTCGCCGACGAACACGACACTGAACACCGCGTGCAACTGGTTGGCGAAGATCAGGCCGACGCCAGTCAGGGCCTGATCAACTGGGCCTCACCGCTGGGCCGGGCCTTACTCGGCGCCCGGCTCAACGATGAGGTGCTGTGGCAGCGACCTGCCGGCGATCAACTGATCGAAGTGATCCGCATCGAACCGGCTTAAACCACGCCTTGCGCCAACATCGCATCGGCGACTTTGACGAAGCCGGCAATGTTCGCGCCCTTGACGTAATTGACCTGACCGTTGTCTTCGCCGTAATGCACGCAGGCGTGGTGGATCGACTGCATGATCGCGTGCAGCTTGCTGTCGACCTCGCCCGCCGTCCACAGCAGGCGCATGGCGTTCTGCGACATCTCCAGACCACTCACGGCCACGCCGCCGGCATTCGACGCTTTGCCCGGCGCAAAGAGAATGCCGGCCTCGATAAAGATATCCACAGCCTCCAGCGTAGTCGGCATGTTCGCGCCTTCGGCCACACAGACGCAGCCATTGCGCAGCAGCGTGCGTGCGGCTTCGGCGTCGAGTTCGTTCTGTGTTGCGCAGGGCAATGCGATATCGCACGCCAACGACCACGGATGTTGGCCGGCGCGGAATTCCAGAGCATGGGCGCTCGCCAGTTCGCTGATGCGCCCGCGTTTGACGTTCTTCAGCTCCAGCAGCGCCAGCCACTGTTCTTCGCTCAAACCGGCTTCGCAATACAGCGTGCCTTCGGAGTCGGACAGCGAGATCACTTTGCCGCCCAGATCCATGACCTTGCGCGCCGCATATTGCGCAACGTTGCCAGAACCGGAAATTGCCACACGCTTGCCTTCGACGGTCTGCCCACGGCGCTTGAGCATTTCTTCGGCGAAGTACACGCAGCCGAAACCGGTCGCTTCCGGGCGAATCAGGCTACCGCCGTAGGTCATGCCCTTGCCGGTGAGGACGCTGGTGAACTGATTGCTCAGGCGCTTGTACTGGCCAAAGAGGAAACCGATCTCCCGCGCACCGACGCCGATGTCACCGGCCGGCACGTCGACGTCGGCGCCAATGTGGCGGTACAGCTCGCTCATGAACGCCTGGCAGAAACGCATGACTTCGGCGTCGCTCTTGCCCTTGGGATCGAAATCCGAACCGCCCTTGCCGCCGCCCATGGGCAGCGAGGTCAGCGAGTTCTTGAAGGTCTGCTCGAAGGCGAGGAATTTCAGCACGCCGAGGTTCACCGACGGATGAAAACGCAAGCCGCCCTTGTACGGGCCGATGGCGCTGTTCATCTGGATACGGAAGCCGCGATTGACCTGGACCTTGCCCTGATCGTCGACCCACGACACCCGAAACACCAACGCACGCTCCGGCTCGCAGATGCGCTCGAGAATCCCCGAAGTCAGGTAATGCGGATTGGCTTCAAGAAATGGCCACAGACTGCGCAGGACTTCTTCGACAGCCTGGTGAAATTCGGGCTGGTCGGGGTCGCGTTTTTTCAGGCGCGCAAGGAAGGATTCGACGGTTTCGATCATGGGCAAAGTCTCGGCAAATTTATTGTCGTTGGAGGAGATTGGGCCGGACTGTAACAAACGAATTACGCACAGGAACAGAGCAAAATGTCGCAGTTATGAAATTAAATGGTGCACAGGATATAAATCAGCCTTGTTTTTTGACCAGTTTTGCACCTGAATGGTGAGATCGGATTCAGATCACGCACCAGCAGTTATATCGCCATCGCTGGCAAGCCAGCTCCCACAGTTTTAGCGGCGTCACAAAATCCCTGTGGGAGCTGGCTTGCCAGCGATGAATCCACCTCGGTCCCGCTAAAAAAACCGGGGCAAAAAAACGGAGCCCGAAGGCTCCGCTCTTTCTGTAACCAACCCGACATCAGGCCAGTTTCTTGTGACGTACCCGGTGAGGCTGGGCCGCTGCTTCGCCGAGGCGCTTTTTGCGGTCAGCTTCGTACTCGGTGTAGTTGCCTTCGAAGAACACCGCTTGCGAGTCGTCTTCGTACGCCAGGATGTGCGTGGCGACACGGTCAAGGAACCACCGATCGTGGGAGATCACAATGGCGGCGCCCGGGAAGTCCAGCAGGGCTTCTTCCAGCGAACGCAGGGTTTCCACGTCGAGGTCGTTGGACGGTTCGTCGAGCAGCAGGACGTTGCCGCCCTCCTTCAGGGTCAGCGCCAGGTGCAGACGACCGCGCTCACCGCCGGACAGATCCTTGACGAACTTCTGCTGGTCGCCGCCCTTGAAGTTGAAGCGACCGACGTAGGTGCGCGACGGGATCTCGTAGTTGCCGATGCGGATCTGGTCGGAACCGTCGGAAATCTGCTGGAACACGGTCTTGCTGCCGTCGAGGTCTTCGCGGCTCTGGTCGACGCAGGCCAGCTGCACGGTTTCACCGATTTCGATGCTGCCCGAATCCGGGGTTTCCTTGCCCATCAGCATGCGGAACAGCGTCGATTTACCGGCACCGTTACCGCCGATCACGCCGACGATGGCGCCCTTCGGCATGGAGAACGAAAGGTTGTCGATCAGCACGCGATCGCCGTAGCCCTTGGTGACGTTCTTGAACTCGATGACCTTGTCGCCCAGGCGTGGACCGGCCGGGATGTAGATCTCGTTGGTTTCGCTGCGCTTCTGGAATTCCTGCGATTGCATTTCTTCGAAGCGTTGCAAACGTGCCTTGGATTTCGACTGGCGGGCCTTGGCGCCTTTGCGCACCCATTCCAGTTCTTCTTTCATGGCTTTTTCATGAGCCGACTGCTGCTTGGATTCCTGGGCCAGACGATCGGACTTGGCTTCGAGCCAGCCCGAATAGTTGCCCTCGTAAGGAATGCCCGCGCCGCGGTCGAGTTCCAGAATCCAGCCGGCGACGTTGTCGAGGAAGTAGCGGTCGTGCGTGATCGCAACCACGGTGCCCGGGAAATCGTGGAGGAAATGCTCCAGCCACGCCACCGAATCGGCGTCCAGGTGGTTGGTCGGTTCGTCGAGCAGCAACATGTCCGGAGCGGACAGCAGCAGACGGCACAGGGCGACACGGCGCTTTTCACCACCGGACAGGTGTTCTACTTTCGCGTCCCAGGCCGGCAGACGCAGCGCGTCGGCGGCGACTTCCAGTTGGCGCTCGAGGTTATGGCCGTCGCTGGCCTGCAGGATCGCTTCGAGCTTGGCCTGTTCAGCGGCGAGCTTATCGAAGTCGGCGTCCGGGTCAGCGTAGGCTGCGTAGACTTCGTCCAGACGCGCTTGTGCATCCTTGATCACGCTGACCGCTTCCTCGACCACTTCACGCACGGTCTTGGCAGGATCGAGTTGCGGCTCTTGCGGCAGGTAACCGATGTTCAAATCTGGCATCGGACGTGCTTCACCTTCGAACTCGGTATCGACGCCGGCCATGATTTTCAGCAGCGTGGATTTACCCGAACCGTTGAGGCCGAGCACGCCGATCTTGGCGCCGGGGAAGAAGGACAGCGAAATGTTTTTGAGAATTTCCCGCTTCGGCGGAACAACTTTGCCCAGCCGATGCATGGTGAAGACGTATTGAGCCATGGAAAACCTTGGGTCAGTGACAGATGAATGATTGGAGCGCAGGCGACGCCTGGCCAGACTGTGCGCGTCGTTCACTTGATCACGATCAATGCGTGCGCGCTGGAAAAAGTCTGATTGTAGGGGCTGGAACGCCCCGTCTAACCGGCAAAGCTACCTGAATGACCGATGGCAGTCCAGCCGAGAGGGCTGGCACTTAGCCACGAGTCAAGGCATGCTAGCCGCCCTTCGGGCGTCCGGCTTATAGTGCACGTCGCGCCAGTCCAGCCAAATCGCAGGATCACAGCTTGACCAATGTCACTCCGCCAGCCTCTGTGAGCAGCACCCCACCGGCGCCCGGCTCGCCCCTGCGCGGAACATTAAAGGGTGCGCTGGCCACCCTCGTGCTGTTATTGCTCGCGTTGCTGTTCTGGCAACTGCTCGATCAATTGCGCGAAACCCAGAAGAATCAGCGTCAGTACACCATCGATTACACCGCCGACCTTGCCGCCCAGGTCAGCCTGAACATGGCGCTGAACGCGCAAATCGCCCTCAACCTGCTACCGATCGTCGAACAACCGCAAACCGCCGACGAACAGCAGATGCTCCTGCGCAAGTTGCAACGCTCGCTGCCCGACCTGCGCAGCATGGCCCTGCTCTCGCCCTCCGGCCGGATCATCAGCGACAGCGCCACTGACAGCTCCGACGCCGATTACCTGTCCGAACTGGTGCGCCGCAGCCGCGCCCAGGCGCACTACTTCAGCAATGCCGATGACGGCTCGGTGGTGCATCTGCTGCTGCATCAGGCCAGCGGCAGCAGTCGTGGTTACTGGGCGTTGCGCTTGACGCCGACCTTCTTCGATTCGCTGACCAAACAGGACGCCACCGCCCTGCGCCCGCTGTGGCTGGTGGAAAACCGCCTCAACCACCAGATCATCAGCCGCGAGGCCGGGCTGCCGTCAAACAAGGCTGGCGGGTTGACGCCCGACGATGTCGCCAACACCGTGCTGACCGTGCCGCTGAGCAGTAGCGACTGGCAACTGCGCGGGCTGTTCGACCGCCAGCGCGTACTGGAAGAATTGCTGCCGGCGTTCATCGGCAAATGCCTGCTCGGCCTGGCGTTCTCGATGTTGCCAGTGATCGCGCTGCTGAACATGCGTCGGCGCCAGCGCCAAGTGCATGAAGGTCGGCGGCGCTATCAGGATATTTTCGAAGGCACCGGTGTGGCCTTGTGCGTACTCGACCTTTCCGGCCTCAAGCAGATGTTCGACAAGGCGCAGATCCAGACCAGCGACCAGCTCAAGGCCTGGCTCGACCAGCCGCAGCAGCGCCAGCAGTTGCTTGCGGAAATGCGCGTCACCGAGGTCAATCAGGTCGCCCTGCAACTGCTCGACGTGCATTCCTGCGACGATGCCTGGCAACTGCTGATCGATGGCCAGCGTCATCCGCAATGCGCGATCGGTCAGCAGATCCTCGACGCCGTCCTGCAGCAGCAGAAGCAGCTGGAACTGGAAATCAAACTGCCCAACAGCAACGGTCGCGACCAGCACCTGTGGATGGTCCTGCGCCTGCCGAGCGAGCAGCACGACTATAAAGCCGTAATCCTCAGCATCAATGACATCACCAGCCGCAAGCTGATCGAGCTGTCGCTGCTGGAGCGTGAAGGTTTCTGGTCGGACGTGGTGCGCACCGTTCCGGATCATCTGTATGTGCAGGACGTGATCAGCCAGCGGATGATTTTCAGCAACCACCACCTCGGCCAGACCCTGGGCTACAACCGCACCGAACTGCATCAGATGGGCGAGTACTTCTGGGAAATCCTCCTGCACCCGGAAGACGCCGACTATTACCATCGTTCGCGGCAGTTGCAGCGCCACGCCGGTTACAGCCAGTTGTTGCAATGCCAGTTGCGCTTCCGCCATCGCGACGGCAAGTGGCGGCGCTTCGACATCCGTGAACAGGCGCTGGCGCGGGACAAGCACGATCAGGTCACGCGTATCATCGGTGTGGCCAAGGACATCACCGAACAGATCGAGGCCAGCGAATCGCTGCGTGACAGCGAGCAGCGCTACCGCATGCTCGCCGAAAGCATCAGCGACGTGATTTTCTCCACTGACAGCAAGCTCTCGCTGAACTATGTCAGCCCCTCGGTGCAAGCCGTGCTCGGTTACAACGCCGAGTGGATTTTCCAGAACGGCTGGCAATCGACCATCGCCAACCCCGGGCAATTGAACGGCATCTACGCGCTGATGGACCGCGTCAGCAAAGCGCTGGACAAGCCCGAGCAACTGGCATTGTTGCGCAATCAGGTGCAAACGCAGTTGTTCCTCTTCGATTGCCTGCGCGCCGACGGCCGCAAGATTCCGATCGAGCTGCGCCTGGTGCTGGTGTGGGACGAACACGGCGCGTTCGAAGGCGTGCTCGGCGTCGGCCGCGATATCAGTCAACAGCGCCGTGCCGAAAAGATTTGCGCATGGCCGCCACGGTATTCGAGCACTCGACCTCGGCGATCCTGATCACCGACCCGGCCGGCTACATCGTCCAGGCCAACGAAGCCTTCAGTCGGGTCAGCGGCTACAGCGTCGGCGAAGTCCTCGACCAGTTGCCAAACATGCTCACCGTCGACGAGCAGCAGGATGCCCACCTGCGCTATGTGCTCAAGCAGTTGCACGAGCACAGCACCTGGGAAGGCGAGGTGTGGATGAAGCGCCGCAACGGCGAGCATTACCCGGCGTGGGTCGGCATCACTGCCGTACTCGACGACGAGGGCGATCTGGCCAGTTACGTGTGCTTCTTCAGCGACATCAGCGAGCGCAAGGCCAGCGAGCAGCGCATCCACCGCCTCGCCTATTACGACGCTCTCACCCACCTGCCGAACCGCACGCTGTTCCAGGATCGGCTGCATACCGCGCTGCAAGCGGCCGAACGGCAGAAGTCGTGGGTGGTGCTGATGTTCCTCGACCTCGACCGTTTCAAACCGATCAACGACTCCTTGGGCCACGCCGCCGGCGACCGCATGCTCAAGGATATGGCCACGCGCCTGCTGGCCTGCGTCGATGACGACGACACCGTGGCGCGCATGGGCGGCGACGAATTCACCTTGCTGCTGCAGCATCGCTCCAACCGCGAACTGGCGCTGAACCGGGCGATTCATGTCGCCGAGCAGATTCTCGCCAGCCTGGTGCGGCCGTTCGTGCTCGAGGGTCGTGAGTTCTTCGTCACCGCAAGTATCGGCATCGCGTTGAGCCCGCAGGACGGCAACGAACTCAGCCAGTTGATGAAGAACGCCGACACGGCGATGTACCACGCCAAGGAACGCGGCAAGAACAACTTCCAGTTCTATCAGGCCGACATGAACGCCAGTGCGCTGGAGCGTCTGGAGCTGGAAAGCGATTTGCGCCATGCGCTGGAGCAGAACGAATTCGTCCTGTATTACCAACCGCAGTTCAGCGGCGACGGCAAACGTCTGACCGGCGCCGAAGCACTGCTGCGCTGGCGCCATCCCCGTCGCGGACTGGTACCGCCGGGGATTTCATTCCGGTGCTGGAAGAGCTCGGCCTGGTGGTGGATGTTGGCGACTGGGTCATCAGCGAGGCCTGTCGACAGCTGAAAACCTGGCACCAGCAACGGGTGCGGG contains:
- the gdhA gene encoding NADP-specific glutamate dehydrogenase; this encodes MIETVESFLARLKKRDPDQPEFHQAVEEVLRSLWPFLEANPHYLTSGILERICEPERALVFRVSWVDDQGKVQVNRGFRIQMNSAIGPYKGGLRFHPSVNLGVLKFLAFEQTFKNSLTSLPMGGGKGGSDFDPKGKSDAEVMRFCQAFMSELYRHIGADVDVPAGDIGVGAREIGFLFGQYKRLSNQFTSVLTGKGMTYGGSLIRPEATGFGCVYFAEEMLKRRGQTVEGKRVAISGSGNVAQYAARKVMDLGGKVISLSDSEGTLYCEAGLSEEQWLALLELKNVKRGRISELASAHALEFRAGQHPWSLACDIALPCATQNELDAEAARTLLRNGCVCVAEGANMPTTLEAVDIFIEAGILFAPGKASNAGGVAVSGLEMSQNAMRLLWTAGEVDSKLHAIMQSIHHACVHYGEDNGQVNYVKGANIAGFVKVADAMLAQGVV
- the ettA gene encoding energy-dependent translational throttle protein EttA produces the protein MAQYVFTMHRLGKVVPPKREILKNISLSFFPGAKIGVLGLNGSGKSTLLKIMAGVDTEFEGEARPMPDLNIGYLPQEPQLDPAKTVREVVEEAVSVIKDAQARLDEVYAAYADPDADFDKLAAEQAKLEAILQASDGHNLERQLEVAADALRLPAWDAKVEHLSGGEKRRVALCRLLLSAPDMLLLDEPTNHLDADSVAWLEHFLHDFPGTVVAITHDRYFLDNVAGWILELDRGAGIPYEGNYSGWLEAKSDRLAQESKQQSAHEKAMKEELEWVRKGAKARQSKSKARLQRFEEMQSQEFQKRSETNEIYIPAGPRLGDKVIEFKNVTKGYGDRVLIDNLSFSMPKGAIVGVIGGNGAGKSTLFRMLMGKETPDSGSIEIGETVQLACVDQSREDLDGSKTVFQQISDGSDQIRIGNYEIPSRTYVGRFNFKGGDQQKFVKDLSGGERGRLHLALTLKEGGNVLLLDEPSNDLDVETLRSLEEALLDFPGAAIVISHDRWFLDRVATHILAYEDDSQAVFFEGNYTEYEADRKKRLGEAAAQPHRVRHKKLA
- a CDS encoding GreA/GreB family elongation factor encodes the protein MSRAFVNEDNAAAQADQPVERQVSTQPNYVTPQGLAQLQAKVTELQSLHAEQTAKGEQADKQRLADLQRDLRYFTQRLSSAQVAVAATSTDKVQIGSWVTFADEHDTEHRVQLVGEDQADASQGLINWASPLGRALLGARLNDEVLWQRPAGDQLIEVIRIEPA